A stretch of Bifidobacterium sp. ESL0704 DNA encodes these proteins:
- a CDS encoding InlB B-repeat-containing protein, producing MVASPAIVANADETASPAAESSQTQSAQPENTNAAGSSQTPSTSTPVAPNNSGNKQSAQIPATSGLASTSKETTTPASGDAAKTDTASKETTDKTQPQGKDAKNTKQQASQPAAQGNDTTVSCGTLKGCFPDPSFRAYLVKFINTEQYPNPKQQTGWFLTGNQTKSFDEFPVTQAWLDSVTSISSDGIPQTGSADLPVSIKSIEGINLFQNLKSFNMEYDTSTAHEIAVSSPGFYGVESLDPITLNNMPNLETLKLQNFTAAIADSCKNLKDSTAPKLTNIYTYDVDHAFSDASMFYGLHNVKTLSLSNTDVGRNGDSDIQAIVDHFPGLESLSFSNAYNLKSHPDSVLILNKLEHLKSFGFTALFLYQNPILNRIAQLSKINTLDLSSNSIYNVEFLSKMSNLEALDISDNQITDLRPLADESLSNLNKVIATQEIPRIAEVSVIGADGSASFSYGNNYNIDGSVPHLKSVNYIRGGVAMSPLPTDLYHNDTTSHIFTVSKIDSSSSQVSYTLGDNIVTKSGKNLGSLEIINNQDFHNPQATFDLRGGSTPNGSSHTTRPRTTPYGQKPAQMWNPVMFNDDGSKNPNITFEGWVGCATQRSVNLNYLGEGSGEPYTNECTFEKAEPIDYSNTVMTKDLTLFALWSTDSYDVTFDTGLKDGPVVNKQHVLRFQHATDPGKLVYTDALGESHDLIGWFAPDGTKYDFGTQVTGPVTLSAKWKGITTIRTVTFDANGGKFADGKATQTVKVKDNETVTKPANPTKDGYKFDGWFENGSETAFDFTKPIIKNVSLQAKWTEIHTVTFDANGGKLADGTNKKTVKVEDGQTTTKPADPTKSGYAFDGWFEQGADTAFDFDTPITADVSLQAKWTATYKVTFAPNGGKLADGTVDQTVKEGDTAKQPADPTWTHHKFAGWFENGSAFDFTTPITKDVTLQAHWTEITHTVTFDPNGGKLADAATQTVNDGDKATKPADPTNDCYTFAGWYENGSKTAFDFTKPITKDVNLQAHWTASDCTVTFDANGGKFTDGTNKKTVKVNKGQTTTPLADPTRDGYAFDGWYEQGANTAFDFTKPITNSTTLQAKWTVTHTVTFDANGGKLADGTVDQTVKEGDKATKPADPTNDCYTFAGWFENGSKTAFDFTKPITKDVNLQAHWTASDCTVTFDANGGKLADGTNKKTVKVNKGQTTTPLADPTRDGYAFDGWYEQGANTAFDFTKPITNSTTLQAHWTVTYTVTFDANGGKLADGTVDQTVKEGDKATEPEAPTRTGYTFAGWYKKGATSAFDFTKPITANVNLIAQWKAIPYTVHFDANGGKLADGTVDQTVDYGSKVTNPGDPTRDGYTFAGWTTDQEGTQPFNLNTDTVKGKTTLYAQWKLSSEYTVKFEANGGTFSGGTTEEIMTVKSGEKVTAPKDLTPKSEHYTFKRWTLKQDGGRAYDFDSPVTSDLILYAQWSHHGDHGNGGNSGTSGSNGANGNGGNGSNGANGNNSGANNGNTSNRRRSSRHYAWRHRSSHANGVNPNATAPVPDSTSQDQVVTPKDKQKKPAKKHKVPVCPSGYVLRQSADFEDAAGNVEMAKINPKCVQASTVSQETTQHSSFMWLWWLLLLFVLVIVAMYTYHRYERNKAEKEQPIGSQHIAY from the coding sequence ATGGTAGCAAGCCCGGCGATTGTTGCCAACGCCGATGAAACAGCGAGTCCAGCTGCCGAAAGCAGCCAAACACAAAGTGCTCAACCAGAGAACACCAATGCTGCTGGATCTTCGCAGACACCGAGTACCAGCACCCCTGTAGCGCCGAACAACAGTGGCAACAAACAGTCTGCGCAAATTCCTGCAACCAGTGGCTTGGCTTCGACTTCGAAAGAAACGACAACGCCCGCTTCCGGTGATGCCGCAAAGACAGACACAGCTTCGAAGGAAACAACCGACAAGACGCAGCCTCAGGGCAAAGACGCCAAGAACACTAAGCAGCAGGCGTCGCAGCCCGCAGCCCAAGGTAATGACACCACCGTGTCCTGCGGCACGCTCAAAGGCTGCTTCCCCGATCCGTCCTTCCGAGCTTACCTTGTCAAGTTCATCAATACCGAGCAGTACCCGAATCCTAAGCAACAAACCGGCTGGTTTTTGACCGGAAATCAAACGAAATCATTCGATGAGTTCCCTGTAACACAGGCATGGCTCGACTCGGTAACCAGCATTTCCAGCGATGGAATCCCACAGACGGGCTCTGCTGACCTTCCCGTGAGTATAAAAAGCATCGAAGGCATCAATCTTTTCCAGAACCTCAAATCCTTTAATATGGAATATGACACCTCCACTGCTCATGAGATCGCGGTTTCTTCTCCCGGCTTTTACGGGGTTGAAAGTCTAGACCCGATCACTTTAAACAACATGCCAAATCTGGAGACCTTGAAACTTCAGAACTTCACCGCTGCCATAGCGGACAGCTGCAAGAATCTCAAAGACTCCACAGCACCGAAACTGACCAATATCTATACCTATGATGTAGACCATGCCTTCTCCGATGCAAGCATGTTCTACGGTCTCCACAATGTTAAAACACTGTCATTGAGCAACACCGACGTCGGTCGAAACGGCGACTCGGACATCCAAGCTATTGTTGACCATTTCCCTGGTTTGGAAAGTTTGTCATTCAGCAATGCCTACAACCTGAAATCTCACCCGGACAGCGTGCTGATATTGAATAAACTAGAGCATTTGAAGTCATTCGGGTTCACAGCGCTGTTCCTTTATCAGAACCCGATTCTCAATAGAATCGCACAGCTTTCGAAGATCAATACCCTTGACCTGAGCTCCAACAGCATCTATAACGTTGAGTTTCTGTCAAAAATGAGCAATCTCGAGGCCCTAGATATCAGCGATAATCAGATAACCGATTTGCGGCCGCTCGCTGACGAGTCGTTGTCGAACCTCAACAAAGTTATAGCAACTCAAGAGATACCGCGAATAGCAGAGGTTTCCGTAATCGGAGCAGACGGGTCCGCCAGCTTCAGTTATGGCAACAACTACAACATCGACGGCTCAGTGCCCCACTTGAAGTCGGTGAATTACATTCGCGGCGGCGTCGCTATGTCACCCCTTCCGACGGACCTGTACCACAACGACACCACGAGCCACATCTTCACGGTGTCAAAGATCGATTCGAGCAGCAGCCAAGTCAGCTATACGCTCGGCGACAACATCGTCACCAAGAGCGGCAAGAACCTTGGATCTCTTGAAATCATCAACAATCAAGACTTCCACAATCCGCAGGCGACGTTTGATTTGCGCGGAGGCAGCACCCCGAATGGAAGCAGCCACACAACCAGGCCTAGGACGACACCATACGGCCAGAAACCGGCACAGATGTGGAATCCGGTAATGTTCAACGACGATGGCAGCAAGAACCCGAACATCACATTCGAAGGATGGGTCGGCTGCGCCACTCAGCGTTCAGTCAATCTGAACTATCTGGGCGAAGGTAGCGGTGAGCCGTATACGAACGAATGCACTTTCGAAAAGGCCGAACCTATAGACTATTCGAATACCGTGATGACGAAGGATTTGACACTCTTCGCCCTGTGGTCCACCGACAGCTACGATGTGACGTTCGATACTGGGCTCAAAGATGGGCCAGTCGTCAACAAACAGCATGTCCTTCGCTTCCAGCACGCCACAGACCCCGGTAAACTCGTCTACACAGACGCCTTGGGCGAATCACACGACTTGATCGGATGGTTTGCACCTGACGGCACCAAATATGATTTCGGCACGCAGGTGACAGGTCCAGTCACATTGAGCGCCAAGTGGAAAGGCATCACAACCATCCGCACGGTGACCTTCGACGCCAACGGCGGCAAGTTCGCTGACGGCAAGGCCACGCAGACTGTGAAGGTGAAGGACAACGAGACCGTGACCAAGCCCGCCAACCCGACCAAGGACGGCTACAAGTTCGACGGCTGGTTCGAAAACGGCTCCGAGACCGCGTTCGACTTCACCAAGCCGATCATCAAGAACGTCAGCCTGCAAGCCAAATGGACCGAAATCCACACGGTGACCTTCGACGCCAACGGTGGCAAGCTCGCCGACGGCACGAACAAGAAGACCGTCAAGGTGGAGGACGGCCAGACCACAACCAAGCCCGCCGACCCGACCAAGAGCGGCTACGCGTTTGACGGCTGGTTCGAGCAGGGTGCCGATACCGCGTTCGACTTCGACACGCCGATCACCGCCGACGTCAGCCTGCAAGCCAAATGGACCGCCACCTACAAGGTGACCTTCGCCCCGAACGGCGGCAAGCTCGCCGACGGCACCGTCGACCAGACCGTCAAGGAAGGCGATACCGCTAAGCAGCCTGCCGACCCGACCTGGACGCACCACAAGTTCGCCGGCTGGTTCGAAAACGGCTCCGCGTTCGACTTCACCACGCCGATCACCAAGGACGTCACCCTGCAAGCCCACTGGACCGAAATCACCCACACGGTGACCTTCGACCCGAACGGCGGCAAGCTCGCCGACGCAGCCACCCAGACCGTCAATGACGGCGACAAGGCGACCAAGCCCGCCGACCCGACCAATGACTGCTACACGTTCGCCGGCTGGTACGAAAACGGCTCCAAGACCGCGTTCGACTTCACCAAGCCGATCACCAAGGACGTCAACCTGCAAGCCCACTGGACCGCAAGCGACTGCACGGTGACCTTCGACGCCAACGGCGGCAAGTTCACCGACGGCACGAACAAGAAGACCGTCAAGGTGAATAAGGGCCAGACCACAACCCCGCTTGCCGACCCGACCCGCGACGGCTACGCGTTCGACGGCTGGTACGAACAGGGCGCCAATACCGCGTTCGACTTCACCAAGCCGATCACCAACAGCACCACCCTGCAAGCCAAATGGACAGTCACCCACACGGTGACCTTCGACGCCAACGGCGGCAAGCTCGCCGACGGCACCGTCGACCAGACCGTCAAGGAAGGCGACAAGGCGACCAAGCCCGCCGACCCGACCAATGACTGCTACACGTTCGCCGGCTGGTTCGAAAACGGCTCCAAGACCGCGTTCGACTTCACCAAGCCGATCACCAAGGACGTCAACCTGCAAGCCCACTGGACCGCAAGCGACTGCACGGTGACCTTCGACGCCAACGGCGGCAAGCTCGCCGACGGCACGAACAAGAAGACCGTCAAGGTGAATAAGGGCCAGACCACAACCCCGCTTGCCGACCCGACCCGCGACGGCTACGCGTTCGACGGCTGGTACGAACAGGGCGCCAATACCGCGTTCGACTTCACCAAGCCGATCACCAACAGCACCACCCTGCAAGCCCACTGGACCGTCACCTACACGGTGACCTTCGACGCCAACGGCGGCAAGCTCGCCGACGGCACCGTCGACCAGACCGTCAAGGAAGGCGACAAGGCGACCGAGCCCGAGGCCCCGACCCGCACCGGCTACACGTTCGCCGGCTGGTACAAGAAGGGTGCCACCTCGGCGTTCGACTTCACCAAGCCGATCACCGCGAACGTCAACCTCATCGCGCAGTGGAAGGCCATTCCCTACACGGTTCACTTCGACGCCAACGGCGGCAAGCTCGCCGACGGCACCGTCGACCAGACCGTCGACTACGGCAGCAAGGTGACCAATCCCGGCGACCCGACCCGCGACGGCTACACGTTCGCAGGCTGGACCACCGACCAGGAGGGAACCCAACCGTTCAACCTCAACACCGACACCGTTAAGGGCAAGACCACCCTCTACGCGCAGTGGAAGCTTAGCAGCGAGTACACGGTGAAGTTCGAGGCCAACGGCGGCACCTTCTCCGGCGGAACGACCGAGGAAATCATGACGGTCAAGTCCGGCGAAAAGGTGACCGCGCCTAAAGATCTGACTCCGAAGAGTGAGCATTACACCTTTAAGCGCTGGACTCTCAAGCAAGATGGCGGACGAGCCTATGACTTCGATTCGCCTGTCACCTCCGACCTCATCCTCTACGCACAGTGGAGTCATCATGGCGACCACGGAAACGGTGGTAACTCTGGTACTAGCGGCAGTAACGGTGCCAACGGCAACGGTGGTAACGGCAGTAACGGTGCCAACGGCAACAACAGTGGCGCCAACAACGGCAACACGAGTAACCGTCGCCGTTCCAGCCGCCACTATGCTTGGAGGCATCGCAGCAGTCATGCGAACGGAGTCAATCCGAACGCCACTGCTCCGGTTCCGGATTCGACGTCTCAGGATCAGGTCGTCACCCCGAAGGATAAGCAGAAGAAGCCCGCCAAGAAGCATAAGGTTCCTGTCTGCCCGTCCGGTTACGTACTGCGTCAGTCCGCTGACTTTGAGGATGCGGCCGGCAACGTCGAGATGGCAAAGATCAACCCGAAGTGCGTCCAGGCCAGCACCGTTTCCCAAGAGACCACACAGCACAGCTCATTCATGTGGCTCTGGTGGCTGCTGCTCCTGTTTGTACTGGTAATCGTGGCGATGTACACGTACCACCGTTACGAGAGGAACAAGGCAGAGAAGGAACAGCCGATAGGTTCACAGCACATAGCCTACTAA
- a CDS encoding ABC transporter ATP-binding protein — protein sequence MGYIDVIHEVKRYNTGGKRLVANNDVTFSIAQGELVMILGASGTGKSTLLNVIGGMDSCDEGDVIVDGENIAKYNAKQLTEYRRLDVGFVFQFYNLVPNLTALENVEMASEIVPYANDPMEALASVGLADRCNNFPSQLSGGEQQRVAIARAVAKRPKILLCDEPTGALDYKTGKQVLHILQDMSQKNGATVIIVTHNSAIAPMANRVIRMHDSRIAEVKRNVNPCNVDQLEW from the coding sequence ATGGGTTATATCGATGTAATCCACGAGGTTAAACGATACAATACCGGTGGCAAAAGGCTGGTCGCAAATAACGATGTTACTTTTTCCATCGCGCAGGGCGAGCTGGTGATGATTCTTGGGGCCTCTGGCACCGGCAAGTCGACATTGCTCAATGTCATCGGCGGCATGGATAGTTGCGATGAGGGCGATGTGATTGTTGATGGGGAGAACATCGCCAAATATAACGCCAAGCAACTCACCGAGTACCGGCGGCTCGACGTCGGCTTCGTCTTCCAGTTCTATAATCTGGTTCCTAATCTGACCGCACTCGAGAACGTCGAGATGGCCTCCGAAATCGTCCCGTACGCCAATGATCCCATGGAGGCGTTGGCCAGCGTCGGGCTCGCTGACCGTTGCAACAACTTCCCGTCCCAGCTTTCCGGCGGCGAACAGCAACGTGTCGCCATCGCGCGCGCCGTGGCGAAAAGGCCGAAAATCCTCCTATGCGACGAACCGACCGGTGCCCTTGACTACAAAACCGGCAAGCAGGTGCTGCACATCCTTCAGGACATGAGCCAAAAGAACGGCGCCACGGTCATCATCGTGACCCATAATTCCGCCATTGCCCCTATGGCCAATCGCGTTATACGAATGCATGATTCGCGTATCGCTGAGGTCAAGCGCAATGTTAATCCTTGTAATGTCGATCAATTGGAGTGGTGA
- a CDS encoding FtsX-like permease family protein has protein sequence MSQRSAAGRNASKDASDAEVELADTTAQGFRSSHNSAKSEFSAQRDWKAGSGSQAEVGEEGDDTEDSQSEFQVTLTIPHLPLQSAPSRKPNSDLDETVVFPRHAAANVNGSARDHKELPKFAPRDTQQATQRAHSHLQQPAQAQAQQPAQVQPTQAKQAQPVQAKSQLQSVHSQSSRPQSLQPQLQPVHATHTWAEYDPWALDGGEPAGGSVPLPKRHHSIVAHQTSQADAVSVPQPQQPAQVRRDAPQPRQQQQTQRPQQSQQRVQRPVKVQQDVQRTQQPHRQQSAWGAQQTQSQPQSARPQSAQPQSAYSQSSQPQLQPVHATHTWAEYDPWILDGGEPAGGSVPLPSHHRFFVAHRASQADASVPQPQPLPLPQPQSQQRIQQSAQVRRDAQQPQQSQQRIQRPVKVQQDVQRTQQPQRQQSVWGAQQAQSQSRSAYSQSSRPQSSQPQLQPVHATHTWAEYDPWVLSGGEPAGGSVPLPRPNRVSSFGGHTNRRSPGQGMSGAPRRYSKPNDSFSFHAPKDERSLSWSVSAPSTNRRPAQRVNNSATLPPIPARPHAFGASAVVAAASSKLHARAWDNFQSSGKHKISHRMLWRDTRRSLGKSLGCFISIVCMVALGSFALVGLNVTGPDMRNTADQYFEQHQLADISVISKTGFDDSQIKAIKKASGVTKVEYGFFKDVAVRHRDESMRIFSSTHSISSYALRSGSMPKKANEIAIDAQQAKKHPVGSTVSFMEKPGPNGRTMLKGTKYKVTGVVDSVEIIGSVNRGLSDSGSGSLDGYGVVLPKAFAAYTSYNIARLRYKALDDMPNHISSDYDKKVQQEKDLLADSLDNRDAEVSQTSDSQAAPSTSSVVPASYGNASAAAQTQSESTSVLPTYSIDSRRDVPGGAGYVAYDSISQIIDSLGGLFPIFMYLIAALLTFTSMTRFVDEGRVGAGTLKAFGYSDWDVMKKFIAYGFIAGLTGGIIGAAAGQLGMPRIVYNAYSTGFDVPSSHLRLGVVATVVALILAFAATVLPAYIAASRQLKEKTSALLAPKPPTGGASIALEKVDWFWSKLNFKNKITLRNIFRYKIRTITTIIGVVGALALLVGGVGVQRSVDSINNLQYGNVIQYDLIAGQSNQVTSTQQKQISKELHSNSIKRFTSIRYEQGNMNAGPYRNNQDLTIIAAKNAGAFDGYVDLHERSSKRHLDLDNYGAVISERLAKLNNVKAGDNMTIQDANGHNRVIPISGVCEMYIGHFIFMNSQSYKKIFHQDYVPNANMIGLKNRSSSNAKHEAAKFMALDGITQVSQNSMLVDQTNMLVRSLSLLMQVLIAVSVLLSVVILYNLNNLDISERLRELSTIKVLGYYNREATMYIYRETLGLTAVGVLAGAGVGVWLHERILKQVSTENMMFNPSTTGGQFLFPILLIVVITLILAFYVSARIARIDMLKALQSRE, from the coding sequence ATGTCACAGCGTTCGGCCGCCGGCCGGAACGCCAGTAAGGATGCGTCTGATGCCGAGGTAGAGCTTGCCGATACCACCGCCCAAGGCTTCAGGTCTTCGCACAATAGCGCCAAATCGGAATTCTCGGCACAACGTGACTGGAAGGCCGGTTCTGGCTCGCAAGCAGAAGTCGGAGAAGAAGGGGACGATACCGAGGATTCGCAATCCGAATTTCAGGTCACGCTGACTATTCCTCACTTGCCGCTCCAGTCGGCGCCATCGCGAAAGCCGAATTCCGATTTAGACGAAACCGTTGTTTTCCCTAGGCATGCAGCTGCGAATGTCAACGGTTCCGCGCGAGACCACAAGGAACTTCCCAAATTTGCGCCGCGTGATACGCAACAGGCAACGCAACGGGCGCATAGCCACCTTCAGCAGCCGGCTCAAGCTCAGGCGCAACAGCCGGCGCAGGTTCAGCCGACTCAGGCCAAGCAGGCGCAGCCGGTTCAGGCTAAGTCGCAGCTTCAATCAGTGCATTCTCAATCTTCGCGCCCGCAATCTTTGCAGCCTCAGTTGCAGCCGGTTCATGCCACGCATACGTGGGCGGAGTATGATCCGTGGGCTCTCGACGGTGGCGAACCCGCAGGCGGTTCGGTTCCGTTGCCAAAACGTCATCATTCCATCGTGGCGCATCAGACTTCTCAGGCCGATGCGGTGAGTGTGCCTCAGCCGCAGCAGCCCGCGCAGGTGCGGAGGGACGCGCCTCAGCCCCGGCAACAGCAGCAAACGCAACGGCCGCAGCAGTCGCAACAGCGCGTTCAGCGGCCTGTGAAGGTGCAGCAGGATGTGCAGCGCACCCAGCAACCGCACCGGCAGCAGAGTGCGTGGGGAGCGCAGCAGACTCAGTCGCAGCCGCAATCTGCCCGTCCACAATCTGCGCAGCCACAATCAGCATATTCTCAATCTTCGCAGCCTCAGTTGCAGCCGGTTCATGCCACGCATACTTGGGCTGAGTATGATCCGTGGATTCTCGACGGTGGCGAACCCGCCGGCGGTTCGGTTCCGCTGCCCAGTCATCATCGTTTCTTTGTCGCTCATCGGGCTTCTCAGGCCGATGCGAGCGTGCCTCAGCCTCAGCCTTTGCCTCTGCCGCAACCGCAGTCGCAGCAGCGCATTCAGCAGTCCGCGCAGGTGCGGCGGGACGCGCAACAGCCTCAGCAGTCGCAGCAGCGCATCCAGCGGCCCGTGAAGGTGCAGCAGGATGTGCAGCGTACGCAGCAGCCGCAAAGGCAGCAGAGCGTGTGGGGAGCGCAGCAGGCTCAGTCGCAGTCTCGATCAGCGTATTCTCAATCTTCGCGCCCGCAGTCTTCGCAGCCTCAGTTGCAGCCGGTTCATGCCACGCATACGTGGGCGGAGTATGATCCGTGGGTTCTCAGTGGTGGTGAGCCCGCAGGCGGTTCGGTTCCGCTGCCCCGTCCTAATCGGGTATCGTCGTTCGGAGGTCATACAAACCGTCGTTCGCCCGGGCAGGGAATGTCGGGAGCGCCTCGTCGGTACAGCAAACCGAACGATTCCTTCTCCTTCCATGCTCCGAAAGATGAGCGGTCGTTGTCGTGGTCGGTTTCGGCTCCGTCGACCAATCGTCGTCCGGCTCAACGTGTCAACAATTCCGCTACGCTTCCGCCCATTCCCGCGCGGCCTCACGCATTCGGCGCCTCCGCGGTCGTCGCAGCCGCGTCCTCGAAGCTTCATGCCCGCGCTTGGGATAATTTCCAATCAAGCGGCAAACACAAGATTTCGCATCGTATGCTTTGGCGTGATACCCGCCGTTCGCTGGGCAAGTCGCTGGGCTGCTTCATCTCGATCGTGTGCATGGTGGCGCTGGGTTCGTTCGCCCTCGTCGGTCTGAATGTGACCGGACCGGATATGCGCAACACGGCCGACCAGTATTTCGAACAGCACCAGCTTGCCGATATTTCTGTGATCAGCAAAACCGGTTTCGACGATTCGCAGATCAAAGCGATTAAAAAGGCCTCCGGGGTCACGAAGGTCGAGTACGGCTTCTTCAAGGATGTCGCCGTTCGCCATCGCGATGAGAGCATGCGTATTTTCTCGAGTACCCACAGTATTTCCAGTTACGCCTTGCGCAGCGGCTCGATGCCGAAGAAAGCCAATGAGATCGCGATCGATGCTCAGCAGGCCAAAAAGCATCCGGTCGGTTCCACCGTGTCTTTCATGGAGAAACCCGGTCCGAACGGACGGACCATGCTCAAAGGCACTAAATATAAAGTGACCGGTGTGGTCGATTCCGTGGAAATCATCGGTTCGGTCAATCGTGGTCTTTCGGATTCAGGCTCGGGATCTCTCGACGGCTATGGCGTGGTCCTTCCGAAGGCGTTCGCCGCCTACACGTCATATAATATTGCGCGTTTGCGCTACAAGGCCCTTGACGATATGCCCAATCATATTTCAAGTGATTATGACAAAAAGGTCCAACAGGAAAAGGATCTGCTGGCCGATTCGCTCGACAACCGTGATGCCGAAGTCTCGCAGACTTCCGATTCCCAAGCCGCGCCTTCCACTAGTAGCGTTGTTCCTGCTTCCTACGGCAACGCCTCGGCAGCAGCCCAGACGCAGTCCGAATCTACGTCTGTGCTTCCTACCTACTCGATCGATTCAAGGCGCGATGTTCCTGGCGGTGCCGGATATGTGGCCTATGATTCCATTTCCCAAATCATCGATTCGCTCGGTGGTCTTTTCCCTATATTCATGTATCTGATAGCCGCTCTTCTGACGTTCACCTCCATGACGCGTTTCGTCGACGAGGGACGTGTGGGTGCAGGCACGCTCAAGGCGTTCGGCTATTCGGACTGGGATGTGATGAAGAAGTTCATCGCCTACGGTTTCATAGCTGGCTTGACCGGCGGCATTATCGGTGCCGCAGCAGGGCAATTGGGTATGCCGCGGATCGTCTATAACGCCTACAGCACGGGCTTTGATGTGCCGTCCTCACATCTGCGGCTTGGAGTCGTGGCCACGGTGGTTGCGCTCATCCTTGCCTTCGCGGCCACTGTGTTGCCGGCCTATATCGCGGCCAGCCGCCAGCTCAAGGAAAAAACGAGTGCGCTTCTTGCGCCGAAGCCTCCGACAGGAGGGGCTTCCATCGCTTTGGAGAAGGTTGATTGGTTCTGGAGCAAGCTTAACTTCAAGAACAAGATCACCTTGCGCAACATTTTCCGTTATAAGATTCGTACCATCACCACGATAATCGGCGTCGTCGGAGCACTTGCACTGCTTGTTGGGGGCGTCGGCGTGCAGCGTTCGGTCGATTCGATCAATAATCTGCAATACGGCAATGTCATTCAATATGACCTCATCGCCGGGCAGAGCAATCAGGTGACCAGCACTCAGCAAAAGCAGATATCCAAGGAATTGCACAGCAACAGTATCAAGCGGTTCACTTCGATTCGTTATGAGCAAGGCAACATGAACGCCGGCCCGTACCGCAACAATCAGGACCTGACGATTATCGCTGCCAAGAACGCAGGGGCTTTTGATGGTTATGTGGACCTGCACGAGAGGTCCAGCAAGCGTCATCTTGACCTTGATAATTATGGTGCTGTGATTTCCGAGCGGCTCGCGAAGCTCAACAATGTCAAAGCGGGCGACAACATGACCATTCAGGATGCGAACGGCCACAATCGCGTGATCCCCATCAGCGGGGTCTGCGAAATGTACATCGGCCATTTCATCTTCATGAATTCGCAGTCGTACAAAAAGATATTCCACCAGGACTACGTTCCCAACGCGAATATGATCGGACTGAAAAACCGCAGTTCCTCCAACGCGAAGCATGAGGCGGCAAAGTTCATGGCGCTCGACGGCATTACCCAGGTCTCGCAGAATTCGATGCTCGTTGACCAGACCAATATGCTCGTGCGTTCGCTGAGCCTTTTGATGCAGGTGCTGATTGCCGTATCGGTTCTGCTCAGTGTCGTCATTCTCTATAATCTGAACAATCTCGACATCTCCGAACGTTTGCGTGAGCTGAGCACCATCAAGGTGCTGGGTTATTACAACCGCGAAGCCACGATGTATATCTACAGGGAGACTCTCGGGCTCACCGCCGTTGGCGTCCTGGCCGGTGCGGGTGTCGGTGTTTGGCTGCATGAACGCATCCTCAAGCAGGTTTCAACCGAGAACATGATGTTCAACCCGAGCACCACTGGCGGGCAATTCCTGTTCCCGATCCTCCTGATTGTGGTGATCACGCTTATTCTGGCCTTCTACGTGTCGGCAAGAATAGCGAGAATCGACATGCTCAAGGCTCTGCAGTCCAGGGAGTAA
- the ugpC gene encoding sn-glycerol-3-phosphate ABC transporter ATP-binding protein UgpC, with protein sequence MAKVVFDHVTRIYPGNTEPSVSDLSLDIKDGEFLVLVGPSGCGKSTTLRMLAGLEEVNKGKIFIGDKDVTTMQPKDRDIAMVFQNYALYPHMTVADNMGFALKIAGVPKDQIRQRVEEAAKVLDLTEFLDRKPKALSGGQRQRVAMGRAIVRKPKVFLMDEPLSNLDAKLRVQTRTQIAALQRQLGVTTLYVTHDQTEALTMGDRIAVIKLGILQQVGAPTELYDKPQNVFVAGFIGSPSMNINTHPVVDGKAKIGSDTVELDKDAVAKLTPEDKGRIVVGFRPEDATLAAPDEANAFSLKVENVEDLGSDGYIYGNIITDGSAAESSAMMSDQNKLTTIRVNPRQLPKVGDTVKIKIDPSKMHLFSPATELRLN encoded by the coding sequence ATGGCAAAAGTCGTATTTGACCATGTCACTCGTATCTACCCGGGCAATACGGAGCCCTCGGTATCCGATCTCTCGCTTGACATCAAAGATGGCGAATTCCTCGTGCTCGTCGGCCCCTCTGGCTGCGGCAAGTCAACGACCCTGCGTATGCTCGCGGGCCTCGAGGAAGTCAACAAGGGCAAGATTTTCATCGGCGATAAGGACGTCACCACGATGCAGCCGAAAGACCGCGACATCGCTATGGTCTTCCAGAACTACGCACTCTATCCGCACATGACCGTTGCCGACAACATGGGCTTCGCCCTGAAGATCGCCGGCGTTCCGAAGGATCAGATTCGCCAGCGCGTCGAAGAGGCCGCCAAGGTCCTCGATCTGACCGAGTTCCTCGACCGCAAGCCGAAGGCTCTCTCCGGTGGTCAGCGTCAGCGTGTCGCCATGGGCCGCGCAATCGTTCGTAAGCCTAAGGTCTTCCTGATGGATGAGCCGCTTTCCAATTTGGATGCAAAGCTCCGTGTGCAGACCCGTACGCAGATCGCCGCCCTGCAGCGTCAGCTCGGCGTCACCACCCTGTACGTCACCCACGATCAGACCGAGGCTCTGACGATGGGCGACCGCATCGCCGTCATCAAGCTGGGCATCCTCCAGCAGGTCGGCGCTCCGACCGAGCTCTATGACAAGCCGCAGAACGTCTTCGTCGCCGGCTTCATTGGCTCGCCGTCCATGAACATCAACACGCACCCTGTCGTTGACGGCAAGGCGAAGATCGGCAGCGACACCGTCGAGCTCGACAAGGACGCCGTCGCCAAGCTTACCCCAGAAGACAAGGGCCGCATCGTCGTCGGCTTCCGTCCCGAGGACGCAACGCTCGCCGCTCCTGACGAGGCCAACGCCTTCTCGCTGAAGGTTGAGAACGTCGAGGATCTGGGCAGCGACGGCTACATCTACGGCAACATCATCACCGATGGTTCCGCAGCCGAGTCCTCTGCGATGATGTCCGACCAGAACAAGCTGACCACGATTCGCGTGAACCCGCGTCAGCTGCCGAAGGTCGGTGACACCGTCAAGATCAAGATTGATCCGTCCAAGATGCATCTGTTCTCCCCGGCCACCGAGCTGCGCCTGAACTGA